Below is a window of Nitrospirota bacterium DNA.
ACATCAGCGTGGCTCATGCTGAAAGGCTGATGCCTTCCATTGAATATCTCCTGAATGCCTCCCGCATCTCAATCAAAGATATTGACGCATTTGCAGTGTCCATCGGGCCTGGCTCTTTCACAGGGCTTAGAATCGGCTTGAGCACTGCAAAAGGCTTTTCATATTCAACCGGCAGACCAATCATATCCGTACCCACGCTTGATGCATTTGCAAGGACCCTGCCGTTTTGCCCGCACTTTATATGCCCCCTGCTTGACGCAAGGAAAAATGAGGTGTATGCAGGGCTTTATAAATGGGAAAGGGGCATATGCACAAAGATTGTGCCTGAGACCGCAATAAATCCCGCTGATTTTTTAAGACAGATAAAAGGACCAGCCGTTTTTATGGGAGAAGGCGCAAAGATTTATAGAAAATTCATTGAAGATGTCCTCGGGGATGCCGCTTTATTTGCACCGGCGGCAAAGATGATACCTTCGGCCTCAGCAGTCGGCGAGATTGCACTTGAAAAATTAAAGGAGGGCACAATTGCCGACCCCGTGAGCCTCGCCCCGTTTTATTTAAGGAAGTCAGAGGCAGAGATAAAACAAAATGAACCACCCAGCACTCCCGACATTTCGGGACGAGGTATCTAAACCGTCATTCTGGCTTGTCCAGAATCTCTCTGAGAAAGATTCCCGACAAGCGGGAATGACAACAAGAAACGATAATTTATATCCCGAAGCTAAGCTTCGTGGAATTCTTTGATTAAAAATTACAATTAAATGAATTGCATTCCCGCATATGCCTGATTTTTTCATCAGAGAAGCTAACGCATCAGACCTGCCTGAGATTATGGAGATTGAGAATGCCTCATTCACTCTTCCATGGTCGCAGGGTTCGTTTAAGTATGAACTGATGCACAAAGAGACTATCTTTACAGTAGCTGTTTCAAATGGAAAAATTATCGGTTATATCTGTGCAAGGGTAATTATAGATACTGTTCATATTCTTAATCTTGCCGTCGCTCCCGAATTCAGGCGCACGGGAAGCGCAAGCGCCCTTCTTCAAAATGCGCTTGAAGAATTTAAAAGATCAGCGCAGGGAGTGAATTTTGTAATACTTGAGGTAAGGGAGTCAAATATACCTGCCATAAGGCTTTATGAAAAATTCAGATTCAATATCATGTACAAAAGGCGCCATTATTACCAGATGCCTGACGAAGACGCAGTCGTTATGGGAAAAGAGCTAATGGCATAATATCTGGCGCATCCTGTATAGCTGCGATTTATACTTACAGTATTTACAACCAATAAATGAATATACTTTTTATGTCTTTCAGACGGAGATACTTTCTTTGACCACCAAAGAAAGTATCCAAAGAAATGTGGCCCCCAGCTATTTTTTAACGGTTTCATACTCAATGAAAGGGGAGTGATTCAACTCTGCCCCGACAAGTCGGGGCATCAGACATAAATTCACTCTTTATCCCTTTCATTTTCGCCTGAAACCTAAAATATCTGAAGGGGAACCCTTGAACTACTATTTTATAACCCCTTTCGAAGATTTCAGGAGAGAGCAGGAAGTCGCAGGGTTAAAAATTAATTCATGTTTGAAGACCGAAGGGCTGAGTTTGAATTAATTTACCGGAGACTGACTGAACGAACCGCCCGGAAATCTTCGCAGGGTGCCCTTCTTTGGGTTACGTTTCTTGGGCACGCAAGAAAGGTAACCCGGGTGTGGGCGGAGCGCCACATATTCTGTTAGATTGACGATAGTTTTACAAAATCTATAAAGACAAATATTAACTAATGCACTTTATGCCTGCGCCTTTACCTCTTCAGCAGGCTTGGCTTCAATACCCTCTTTAAATACCTCAATAATGCTTGTAACCTTTATGCCGGCAGCTTGCAGCGCCTTCTGCACATCTGACATTTTAGCATCCTGAACCTTCAGCACAAAATTAATATCCATAATTCCTCCATTCTAAAACTATTCCCTCTCCCTTGACGGGAGAGGGTTGGGTGGGGGTGAACTTTAAAAGTTACCCCTCCC
It encodes the following:
- the tsaB gene encoding tRNA (adenosine(37)-N6)-threonylcarbamoyltransferase complex dimerization subunit type 1 TsaB — translated: MKILALETATMAGSAAIVSDEELIGEIRVNISVAHAERLMPSIEYLLNASRISIKDIDAFAVSIGPGSFTGLRIGLSTAKGFSYSTGRPIISVPTLDAFARTLPFCPHFICPLLDARKNEVYAGLYKWERGICTKIVPETAINPADFLRQIKGPAVFMGEGAKIYRKFIEDVLGDAALFAPAAKMIPSASAVGEIALEKLKEGTIADPVSLAPFYLRKSEAEIKQNEPPSTPDISGRGI
- the rimI gene encoding ribosomal protein S18-alanine N-acetyltransferase encodes the protein MPDFFIREANASDLPEIMEIENASFTLPWSQGSFKYELMHKETIFTVAVSNGKIIGYICARVIIDTVHILNLAVAPEFRRTGSASALLQNALEEFKRSAQGVNFVILEVRESNIPAIRLYEKFRFNIMYKRRHYYQMPDEDAVVMGKELMA